CCAGTGTGACCGAAAACGACCTCGAACGCGAGCACCCCCGACCCACAACCACCAACTTTTTCGGCAGCCACCTAGGGTCTTGCGCGATGTTGCTCCTTGCTTCGGGATCGCCGCGCCGCAGTGAACTACTCGATCTGCTCGGCGTGTCCTACATAATCGAGTCACCATCTATCGACGAAACGCCTGTTCCCGGTGAGTGTCCTGAGCGAACCGTGCGACGGCTGGCGGCGGCCAAGGGTGCGGCGGCCGCCGCCCTCCATCCCGATCGATGGGTGCTCAGTGCAGATACAGTGGTGGCGCTCGACGATCGTGTTCTGGGCAAACCAATCAACGGTCCGGATGCGGTTGCGATGCTGCGATTCCTCTCGGGCAGATCTCACCAGGTCTTTACCGGTATTGCATTGGGCAGACAAGGTGCGACGCCCATGGTTGAGCACGCGTCGGCGACGGTCAGGTTTCGCCTTCTCGAGGAGCGAGAGATCGAGGCATACGTAGCCACCGGCGAACCGTTCGACAAGGCCGGTGCCTACGCAGTCCAGGGCGTGGGTGGTGCGTTCGTTGATCGCCTCGATGGTGAGCTCTCGACGGTAGTCGGGCTCACCCTCTCGGTCACTGCAAGGTTGCTTGGACAGGCAGGTATCCCCAGCGTTCTGGCCCGGTAGAGGGGCAGCTCCACCCCGGTCTGGTCGAAGTCTGTTACGTGGCTTCTGGCCCAACAGCGTGGGCCGAAAGACCCTACGAGCGCCCGGTGACCGGACAGTAACGTTCCGGTTGTTGGGTCCCCCCTCAGCGATCGAGACCCCCGGCATCGCCGGGGGTCTCATTCTTAATGTAAGTCCGACGGCTCGGCCGACAGGCGGTGGTCGCCTAGCGGCTCCTCGCCGGGTGCGAAGTAGGCGCCAGGTGCTTCCTGAGCATGGCCCAAACATCCGGCCGGGCAAGTTTCGTTCGTAGGGACGCCAGCGTTTTGATAAACGCCGGAACGGCAGCCGAGGCGCTCATCGGGTTCGGGCGCAGGAGCGCTTGCACCTCCACCGAGGGAGTGATGGTGAGAACCTCGGTCTTGGGCCAGGCGTCGTGGATCATCGTTAGCTCTTCGTCGAGGGCAGCTTTTCCGACCCGATCGAATGCTCCCTCATAGAACCTGCCGCCGTCCCGCGTCTCGTCTGCTGCCATTGGGGCAATGATCAATACGAAGTCGAGTGGCTCTTCGTTGGCGAGGATGAGGTCTGCGTGGGTGCCGGACGCCACTCCACCGTCGACATAGTGGTTGCCGCCGAGTTCAAATGGAGCGAAGACCAGCGGCACTGCGGACGACGCCGCCACGGCTTGACGGAGTTCCACATCGGGCGCGTCCACGGTGCCGAAAGCTATCCGACGCCTCGATTCCAGTTCGTATGCAACTATGACGGTCGGGTCGTCCGGCCAGCCATCTGCGAACTCACCGACCTCCTCGGCCAGCCAATCACCAATGCCGGCAGCATCGAACGGAGCCGGAGATCCAAGGATGAGCGACACGCCGGGCTTGCGGATTCCCGGGATGATTCCATGTCGAACCCAACGGCGGACGCCTGCCGGGCGCCTTCGGCGATAAACCGCGGTGCGGATGCGATTGGCCACGTCTTCCCGGCTGTCGTCCGGGCGGGCAAGCGAGTCGATCGACAGTCTGCCCGAACGCACGATGCCGGCCACGTACGAACCCGCCGACGTTCCGATGATCACCTCGGACGAGTTGGGATCCCAACTCGTGGCCATATGGATAGCCATGAGAGCTGCCAGTTCATATGCAGCTCCGGTGATACCGCCACCACCTAGAACGAGTCCTACCTTGCTCACGATTTGACAGGATAGAGCCGTTCTCCTGATCGCGCGGTATGGTCGACGGAATGTCCGTTCGCCCGTATTCATGGCCACAAGATCTGCCGGGACTCGATGAGTTGTTCGAGCGGTGTCGTCTCCGCGATGGGCATCATCCACTCAGTGAGAACAAATACCGGACGATGCGAGGTGCCCAATCATCGGGTGAGGGCTTCGTCATCGAAGAGTCCGGGATTCCGGTTGGATACCTCCAGCTGCTGGCCAGCAAGATAGATGGAACGTATGAGTTCGAACTGGCGGTGGATCCGGCTCTACGCGGAGAACTCG
The DNA window shown above is from Acidimicrobiia bacterium and carries:
- a CDS encoding patatin-like phospholipase family protein; this translates as MSKVGLVLGGGGITGAAYELAALMAIHMATSWDPNSSEVIIGTSAGSYVAGIVRSGRLSIDSLARPDDSREDVANRIRTAVYRRRRPAGVRRWVRHGIIPGIRKPGVSLILGSPAPFDAAGIGDWLAEEVGEFADGWPDDPTVIVAYELESRRRIAFGTVDAPDVELRQAVAASSAVPLVFAPFELGGNHYVDGGVASGTHADLILANEEPLDFVLIIAPMAADETRDGGRFYEGAFDRVGKAALDEELTMIHDAWPKTEVLTITPSVEVQALLRPNPMSASAAVPAFIKTLASLRTKLARPDVWAMLRKHLAPTSHPARSR
- a CDS encoding Maf family protein — translated: MLLLASGSPRRSELLDLLGVSYIIESPSIDETPVPGECPERTVRRLAAAKGAAAAALHPDRWVLSADTVVALDDRVLGKPINGPDAVAMLRFLSGRSHQVFTGIALGRQGATPMVEHASATVRFRLLEEREIEAYVATGEPFDKAGAYAVQGVGGAFVDRLDGELSTVVGLTLSVTARLLGQAGIPSVLAR